The window CCAAGTTAAGTATTCTACTCACAATGGTAGCAGAGTAATAGCAAGAAGACTATCTATTATGGATAGAAGCAAGGCCATAGCAAAGCTGGAATCATTAGGAAAAGAAGTGAGAAACGCAGGCTATGCTCCAGAGACGAAGACTATGTTTCTTGAAAACTTGCTTCGGATATAAAAATCAGCCGTTCCTAATGGAATAGGTAGCAAAGCTACTTTGCCACCCATTGTTATGCCTTGAATTTATACTCAATGCAGTTAATATGAATTTCGTAACATTTGCtgatttttttgataattcccaactaaaAGGGGATATTTTCGGTCGAACAGAGACGAAAGTCGGCCATAGTGATCCGAGAGTCCCGTGTGGAAGGGCTCTCGCTCATGCATACATTTGTCTCATACACTATGGGGATGGTGAGAAGAGATATGTTCTTCATGACATCGATGAAGAAGCTAAAGAGAAAGCATTGATGAATCACAGCAAACGGTTAGCTATTGCTTTTGGGCTTATAAACACGAGTCCTCCTGGGACGACGTTTAGAGTGATGAAGAATTTTAGGATATGTGGAGGTTGCCACAACTTCATGAAGATATTATCCAGCATTGAAGATAGAAATACTAGAGAATGTTTGCTACCCTAAAATTTTCTTATCTTTCTTAGCACGATGTGCGCCTAAGTgcgaaaatatttttgtattgttAGAACCTTTTGAATCATTGTACTACTTGATTCAAAAGGTTTTGAAAAATTACCCGATCtaattaaatgttaaaaatagaTCTCATTGTAAGAGATAACAAGAGGTTTCATCATTTTAGAGTTGTTACTTGTTCTTGCCGGGATTATTGGTAGAAACGTTTGGCATGAAAAGATTTGTgaatttaaactaattttattttactcaTACTAACATTTCCAAATAGTATAAGATCAACATTTTCAATCCAATATAGCTAAACactgacaaataaaaaaaaatccaatttagACAACTAAAGAGCAGAACACAATACATATACAACATACATAGATCATACTCTCAGTGTTTCACTTTGGCTTGCCCTTTTCTTAACAGTCTTGTACAAGGAATAGGCGTAAGATGCAAAACCAAGTATCCCAGCTAACAAAGCTCCTCCCTTAAACCATTCAATGTCATCATCCATAAACCGAAACGCCACCACAACGAGAATGTTTGCTAATGGGGTTGCACAGAAGCTGACAACATTAGAGAAAAGAGTAGAAACCAAACACACAAGACCCACAAGCCCTATAGACATTACTTGCCAGGCAAGTGATAATCCAGTTAGAGTCAAAACGTAAAGTGGTTTCCCTTTCTTAAATGTCTCGAAATCTTCTTTGATGTCTCTGAATTCACCGCTGACAAATAGTCCAACCAAACATATCAACgttgcaatcatagaagcataTGTTTGCATCAACATCACCGAGGAAACTTTACTCTCTGTCTTCGGTATGACCTTTTCGAACCCTAATTGCATGATGCATAGAGATAAAGAGAAGGCTACCGTGCCAAAGAAGCCACACCACGCACCGTAACTCATTTTGTAGCCCTCGCCTTCGCAGGGATTATAGGCATCTTCTGAAGATGTGATGCCTGTGGCAACTCCAGAAAGTATAACTGATAATATGATCCAACGGTTGAACTTGTGTTTGTTGATGATTGCTGTAAACATGGAAGTGAAGATCAATTGTGTTGTAAAGATccaaaagaagaagatacaGTGTGTTCTTCCAATTGCATAAAGTTGGCTATAAGCAGCAAAGAGGACCCCGAGAGAGATGTAAAGAAGAAAGAGTTTGCcaaaagaagaagcagaagaagtgATAGTTTCTCTATGGTTAGAAGATAAAGAGCGCCATAAAAAGGCAAAAAAGGCTGTAAATGGAAACGCAGCGTTTTGGACCATAGACTGAAGCCATGTGCCTTTAAATTGTTTTGGGTCGTCACAAACATCTCGTCCTGTTTGAACAAAGTAGAAGTTTAGAAGAAGGGTGGAGAAAACCCGTCCTGTTACGACCAAACCCGAAGAGACAAAGATCCAAATCCACCAGTTTCGTGTCTTGATAGTTTGTGGCTGATCAAGAGCTGTTAAATTTGGTGCTGCTTTTGGTTGATTCTCAACTCCGACAttagcttcttctccttcttaaCCAAGCAAAAGAACGAAAATTTATATTGCTAGTTTAAATGACTTAGAACATCAACGTTGTGTCCTGTGACATGAATCATGAATGCACATACCTTGTGTAATTCGGTCCGGGGATTCCGTATCGAAACCCATAACGTTTTCCGGTGGAGAATAATGGACTACAAGTTTTTGATGAAAtgctaaatatatataactttctCCAAACTATGTACTTAGGAAGTTTGCAACAACCAAAGTGAGTATAAATGATAATACCATGACTTTGCATTACATATATGTATTCTTATGATTTCTATTTTCGATACAGAgtcaaataatcaaaataaaaatatatacatggtCAAATATGCCACGCAATATAATGATGAGCGAGAGTAGCCAAGTGGGCGAGCAATTCAACGCGGCACACATTATCTACATTATATTCTTTTCTTCAAAAGACATGTTCGTGTCCTTCGTAGTTGCTTCGAACcaattcttctctttttttttttgtaacacgcTTTTGAACCAATTCAAACAAACTATTTTCCACTCATTGAAATATATCGTGGGaagaaaaacaaactaaataataaaatacaatgCAATATTCTGAAATCATGGGGCCTTGAGCCTTTCTAGCTGTCGTTAAGGTCAACTCCAATAAAACACTCAAATACCAAATTTGATGTACTTTTATGTATAataataaaactttataaattacatCATTCCACTAAATAATACTATTCATCACACCAACTATTTAATAtgcatatttttattatgtttcatttaatagtatagctcaattattattattaattagttcaaatttgtaaatagacataaatatattgtattatttatattttaaaattatttttacatagttaatttttttaagtaaagAATCATTAAATTATTATCATCATTtactttatattataaaaactgAAATATCATAAaacttttctattttatttttaataatataaaattatattaatattttataaaatttagaaattaataatataagcTGGATAAGGTTAAAATGCATATTAAATTGGAAATAAACactcaaaacataaaataaacacATTATTTTGTTATGTACATTTCATAGTTAATAGTTtgtaatttttaacataatattttatataaaataaatacataaaagtataatattgcTAAATCAAAATTatcaacataaaattttaaaaaattaaccaaCATAACatctaaatatgataaaataattatatatcaattataaataatagaagtataaaatttattaaaattgaaaacatcaaataatatataatcttatatttggtgtaatatttagtgttatggttggagataataaaaaaaatataatattaaaatactaaatttgatataatttcaACACCAAATTTAGTGTCTGTTTAGAAATGTCCTAAATGGTTgccaaaacattttaaatatgcATAAGCTTCCATGACGACGTTATCTTTTTCAGTAATGGTTCAGTTTATATTGTTCCGGACTCCTAAATATTCTGTTCCAGTTGTAACCCAATAAAAAATATGTTCCGGTACAAATCAATAATGATAtgaggaatttttttttctttttgaccaTAAAAAAATGTTCCATTACTCAAATTAAGGAGATCACCCAGATCGAAATATAACGATGAATAAAACAAAGATTTCTACCAAAGACCTTGTAATTTTTGCTAACAAATCATAAATTTCATTTTGCGCTCACGTGATATAAGAAATCTTGAAAGTCGAGAAGCATAGCTGAAGAGTTTTTATCGCATCCAATTATGTTGCTAAACATAACCATGCATGAGGCTCATTTATCATTACGATCAGATCCTTGCAGTATGTTCTAAAGTTCTAACATGTCGAATGTTCGATTATGCTTTCCATAGCCTATTACAGTGCTTTTAATTATGTATGCAAAGCAGCCTCTCAACATCTTAAGTTTCACATTGCCATAAGTTGAATCTACTCAAGCTATTCATCCAAATCCATCTGCATCCACTTAATGAGTTGTAGAGATTCAATAGCCATCCACCATAAAGATGTTACATTAGCTTAGAGCACCTCCAATGGGGGGTGGGGGaggtggggggggggggtgagGAGAATCCTTCATTGGGGTACTGTTAACGCTTGTAGTTCCTCATTAAAATGTTCTTGTGGAGATGAAGGTATTGTTTCAtttatattaaacaattttGATATTCGCTATCCGCATGTCTTACTAGTTCTATGAGATCCTTGTCTATGCCcctaaataaattatcattcaAAGTCTTCCACATTAGGGGTCAAAAtcagtcacgacggaatcaGTGTCTGAAAGTCTCTGGAAAATATTTCTCGGAACAAAAAGTCTCGTATAATTTTAGAAGAAGTTATACGACAAGTTCTCGAATTGGAAGATCCAATCTCTTCGACAAAAAAACTCTTGGGAAACAAACAACTAAACGGGAAAAGGGCTTACCAACGCTTCCCAACCGTCCGAACCACCCGAAGAAGGCCAAAGCTCGGACTGTCCCGACCAGCTCGCCATATGGCGAGCTCGGCCTGTCCCGACCAGCTCGCCTTATGGGGAGCTCGGACTGTCCCGACCAGCTCGCCATATGGCGAGCTCGAACTGTCCCGACCAGCTCGCCATATGGTGAGCTCAGACTGTCCCGACCAGCTCGCCATATGGCGAGCTCGGACTGTCCCGACCAGCTCGCCATATGGCGAGCTTGGCTTATCCCGACCagctgatatcactcaaattatcctaaagagagatttactctctcaaataataGGTTGAATTGTAGTTCTTAGAGATCGAATTCACAGGAAGATAAGACACACAATAGATCTATCTAGTTATGTAGTTAAGCTAGGAGGAAtggttttaaatgtaaattagcAGGAGTAAACAATTGTTTGATGGATTGGTTGATTGGGTTTTAAGACAGATATGAAAAGCATTAGACTTAAGGTCTAACTGGTAACCAAGGAATGAAATG is drawn from Brassica rapa cultivar Chiifu-401-42 chromosome A05, CAAS_Brap_v3.01, whole genome shotgun sequence and contains these coding sequences:
- the LOC103868703 gene encoding pentatricopeptide repeat-containing protein DWY1, chloroplastic-like — its product is MSLEYAFSMSFCSFSKAITFKREALSFHRIITCGAKAITGDGEVEPQKKISSDLKRVYYKNEEIETQVKYSTHNGSRVIARRLSIMDRSKAIAKLESLGKEVRNAGYAPETKTIYVLHDIDEEAKEKALMNHSKRLAIAFGLINTSPPGTTFRVMKNFRICGGCHNFMKILSSIEDRNTREYLIVRDNKRFHHFRVVTCSCRDYW
- the LOC103868704 gene encoding putative purine permease 20, whose amino-acid sequence is MGFDTESPDRITQEGEEANVGVENQPKAAPNLTALDQPQTIKTRNWWIWIFVSSGLVVTGRVFSTLLLNFYFVQTGRDVCDDPKQFKGTWLQSMVQNAAFPFTAFFAFLWRSLSSNHRETITSSASSFGKLFLLYISLGVLFAAYSQLYAIGRTHCIFFFWIFTTQLIFTSMFTAIINKHKFNRWIILSVILSGVATGITSSEDAYNPCEGEGYKMSYGAWCGFFGTVAFSLSLCIMQLGFEKVIPKTESKVSSVMLMQTYASMIATLICLVGLFVSGEFRDIKEDFETFKKGKPLYVLTLTGLSLAWQVMSIGLVGLVCLVSTLFSNVVSFCATPLANILVVVAFRFMDDDIEWFKGGALLAGILGFASYAYSLYKTVKKRASQSETLRV